The DNA window ttttgttgttgtttctaaggGTTTTGgtgtttgaagacagggtttctctgtgtagtcctgactgtcctgggactagctctgtagatcaggctggcctggaactcagataccgcctgcctctgcctcccaagccctGAAGATTAAAGGCTGCGCCACCACCACTGCCtccttgtttcctttcttcctttttttttccccctctatgATGTGAACCTCTCCATCTGTTTAATTTTTACCTCAGGAAACTCGGCAGCAGGTACTCCTACAGAACCTGACCTGAAGGGTCAGGTCACCCCAAAGTCTGAGAACAGTAGTCAGCCCACCAAGAAAGCCCACGGGGCTGCAAAGGCAAAGCAGCAGTTAGTAGGGCAGCAACATTCCAAGAAGCCCTTCCAGAAGATGAATGGCATCTCCAAAGGGCCAGGCTTGCCCACTGAACCTTCTGTCCCAAATGTCCAAGTGTCTGCTAGGCCCCAGGAAAGCAGTCTGTCTGATGTGAAACGGAAGAGGGCTGGAAAGCTGAAGCAGCGGGGACCGAAGCAGAGTGCCCCTCCCCCCAAGGTCGGGGACCTGGGGACACCTGCTATGCAGACTCCCTCTGAAATCAGTGCCACCCCAAGGCCTAAGTCCCCTGGGAAAGccaaaaagagagaggaagtaaAGCAGGAGTTACCAGAGCAGCCTGCCAAGGGAACTGCTTCCCTGAAAGAAGACGCTGCCCCCAAGAGACTCTCTTCCCCCACCACGGCTCACCACAGTTCCACCAGGCCCCCACCGGCAAAGAGGAGGAAATCTATGACCAAGGGCAGCAGCCAGCCACTGTTGTCTTAAATGGACTTGGAAACTCACTGACACCGTCTCTGGATTGAACTGTTAGATCCTGTTGCAAGAAGGCCTCCCCTGTGCATACATATGAAACTTAATATACATATTACCACCCCTAGTCActgttgtgtgttgtgttttgttctttgagatagggtttctctgtgtaaccctgccTTTCCTGGAACTCCTctgtaggccagactggtctcgaactcagaaatccatctgtctctgcctcccaagtgctgggattaaaggcgtgcgccaccactcGGTGGTTACTGTTGTGGTTTTTGAGGGGACTGAATACTGGCAGTTTGTAGGAAAGTGGGCCTGGGGttcttcaaagagaaacagttgTACCCTACTCAAATGGCAGATGAATTTCTCCTTCCACTTCTTAGTTTCCAAGGAAAAAGCCATAGAATTGGATCCACGGTACCGCGGAGAAGAGGCAGTAGGGAAAGCTGCCTCTAAAGTCCCAGAGGTCCTGTGCCTTAGATCCTACAGTCAGGATCTTAGGCGGTGGTTCCCTAGGAAGGGCGAGTCTGGCTCCTCCAATGTTGACTCCACTCACAGGACCTCAGACCCCGGAAAGGTTCAGAGCAAATCCTCTAACGAGGGCTTTTCAttggcttcctctgctccctcctTCATGACCTTTGGCCTCCTGCCGGGGCATCTGATTGGTCACTCATATTCCACAAACATCTCATTGGCTCGTCTCCTCACCCTCTGCTGCACTggtctccctctcccagcagaaGGCGCAGCCATGAATCCGTTATTTGGTCCCAATCTCTTCCTCCtacagcaggagcagcagggctTGGCAGGGCCGCTGGGGGACCCTCTGGGAGGTGACCACTTTGCCGGGGGAGGGGACCTTCCCTCGGCTTCGCTTGCCTCGGCTGGCCCTTCTGCCTATTCGCCTCCCGGGCCTGGTTCGGCGCCCCCAGCAGCCATGGCTCTACGCAACGACCTAGGCTCCAACATCAACGTACTCAAGACCCTAAACCTCCGGTTTCGCTGCTTCCTAGCCAAGGTGCACGAGCTAGAGCGCCGAAATCGGCTGCTGGAGAAACAGCTGCAGCAGGCTCTAGAGGAGGGTAAGCAAGGCAGGCGGGGCCTGGCCCGCCGTGACCAGGCGGTACAGACCGGCTTCATCAGCCCGATCCGGCCCCTGGGGCTGCCCCTGAGCTCCCGGCCGGCCGCCGTGTGTCCCCCATCAGCGCGGGTGCTGGGCTCGCCCGCTCGCTCGCCAGCCGGACCCCTAGCATCCTCTGCGGCCTGCCACTCATcatcctccacctccacctccacctccactgcCTTCTCCTCGTCGACCCGCTTTATGCCCGGCACCATCTGGTCCTTCTCACACGCACGCCGAATTGGACCGGGATTGGAACCCACGCTGGTGCAAGGGCCTGGCCTGTCGTGGGTACACCCTGACGGGGTGGGCGTCCAGATCGACACGATCACTCCCGAAATCCGTGCACTGTATAACGTGCTGGCCAAAGTGAAGCGGGAGCGGGACGAGTACAAGCGAAGGTAGGGACAGGGTTCAAGACACgccacacataaacacaacagGGCAGGGAGTTAGTGAGGGTTCCCAGAAcggagaagagtgtgtgtgtgtgggggggggggggcggcggcaAGAATCACGTTCTCAAGAGTTGAAGTTCCTGCTGTGATAAAAGTGGGGAGTGTGGAAGGATTTGGATGCGGGGGGCCCCAGAATCCACAGACAGTTCTCAAGTCAGACTCATGGCCAGAAGCATTCTAGAACACTGGGAATTGATACTACTTCTGGCATGACTCCCTGTCTCATGCAGGCTGCAGTGTTTGCATGACTCTGCTGACTGTGGGGTGTTGTGTGGTATGAAAGGGAGACGTCCGAGAGAGCTCTGCATCTGTGGGTCTTGACTGTTCAGATCTTGGGGCACTTCAGGACATAAACTCCACACATGGGATGAAGGGCGCAGCTTTAATTTTGTTGGTAAATTAAGTGAAGTTGGAAGGAGGTAGTAAACAAGAGACAGCCCctgcccagggcttcccctaaGGCAAGCCTCCAGAAGCCAGGTCTCACCCTGGTTCCCTTTGAGAGGCTCAAGAGTTCCAGAAACTAAAGGCATTGCTTGGAACAGtccaaacaaacaggaaaagagaaaaagaaaggataagTGGTCTCCTAGGACaaggagaagggatggctatcaTAGGGCCGGGAGCAGAGGGGCTCTAGCAGAAGAATTGCCAACGAGgacctagttaaaaaaaaaacaaaaaacatcggTAACATGGGCACGCCATATAGAGGTACAGAACAGAGTATCTCAGACCCAGCCCGGTGGGTTCTGAGGATGAAGGTTTGGCTTTCTGAGAGGAACCCTGCCCCTAGCAGGTTAACCCACGAGTTAAGAGGAAGGGATGTCACAttggagtgcaggctgtagatcAGGAGGACTCCCTGGATGGCTGGTAACCAGGCAACAGGACAGGACCACAGGCAGAGCGAAGTTTCTGAAGGCTGACCAAGCCCTGATTGAGGAGGAAGTAGGTGGCAGTCAGAGGGAAGGAAGCCCAGGCTTGGAGGCTCCAGTGCCTTATCTAAGGGAACCCTTTTGGGAGATAGCCTGGTCTATGTGTGCAGGCCAAGGTGGCAGGGATTGCCATCTGCTTAACTGTGTGAGGACCATTTGGAGGCCCGGGAAACACATTGCCCAGTCTGAGTGACCTTCAGGGATTGGTAATCTGTTAGCATCCCCTCAGATAACGTGTGTCAGCAGCTTTCGGAAGTTCTGTCCTCACCCTGGCTTCCACGACGAGGGTGGCCCATGTGTTTGGGTTTTTATTCATCTCAGCATCTAGGCACCACCCAGAACTGGCCGGCACCTGCCTCCACCCCTGAAGGGCTT is part of the Rattus norvegicus strain BN/NHsdMcwi chromosome 4, GRCr8, whole genome shotgun sequence genome and encodes:
- the Iffo1 gene encoding non-homologous end joining factor IFFO1 isoform X3, whose translation is MNPLFGPNLFLLQQEQQGLAGPLGDPLGGDHFAGGGDLPSASLASAGPSAYSPPGPGSAPPAAMALRNDLGSNINVLKTLNLRFRCFLAKVHELERRNRLLEKQLQQALEEGKQGRRGLARRDQAVQTGFISPIRPLGLPLSSRPAAVCPPSARVLGSPARSPAGPLASSAACHSSSSTSTSTSTAFSSSTRFMPGTIWSFSHARRIGPGLEPTLVQGPGLSWVHPDGVGVQIDTITPEIRALYNVLAKVKRERDEYKRRWEEEYTVRIQLQERVTELQEEAQEADACQEELAMKVEQLKAELVVFKGLMSNNLTELDTKIQEKAMKVDMDICRRIDITAKLCDLAQQRNCEDVIQMFQQEDSLEKVIKDTESLFKTREKEYQETIDQIELELATAKSDMNRHLHEYMEMCSMKRGLDVQMETCRRLITQSGDRKSPAFTAVPLSDPPPPPSETEDSDRDVSSDSSMR
- the Iffo1 gene encoding non-homologous end joining factor IFFO1 isoform X5, which gives rise to MNPLFGPNLFLLQQEQQGLAGPLGDPLGGDHFAGGGDLPSASLASAGPSAYSPPGPGSAPPAAMALRNDLGSNINVLKTLNLRFRCFLAKVHELERRNRLLEKQLQQALEEGKQGRRGLARRDQAVQTGFISPIRPLGLPLSSRPAAVCPPSARVLGSPARSPAGPLASSAACHSSSSTSTSTSTAFSSSTRFMPGTIWSFSHARRIGPGLEPTLVQGPGLSWVHPDGVGVQIDTITPEIRALYNVLAKVKRERDEYKRRWEEEYTVRIQLQERVTELQEEAQEADACQEELAMKVEQLKAELVVFKGLMSNNLTELDTKIQEKAMKVDMDICRRIDITAKLCDLAQQRNCEDVIQMFQKLVSVTSRKLIVPVPVSKPPRPQF
- the Iffo1 gene encoding non-homologous end joining factor IFFO1 isoform X4; the protein is MNPLFGPNLFLLQQEQQGLAGPLGDPLGGDHFAGGGDLPSASLASAGPSAYSPPGPGSAPPAAMALRNDLGSNINVLKTLNLRFRCFLAKVHELERRNRLLEKQLQQALEEGKQGRRGLARRDQAVQTGFISPIRPLGLPLSSRPAAVCPPSARVLGSPARSPAGPLASSAACHSSSSTSTSTSTAFSSSTRFMPGTIWSFSHARRIGPGLEPTLVQGPGLSWVHPDGVGVQIDTITPEIRALYNVLAKVKRERDEYKRRWEEEYTVRIQLQERVTELQEEAQEADACQEELAMKVEQLKAELVVFKGLMSNNLTELDTKIQEKAMKVDMDICRRIDITAKLCDLAQQRNCEDVIQMFQKKLVSVTSRKLIVPVPVSKPPRPQF
- the Iffo1 gene encoding non-homologous end joining factor IFFO1 isoform X6, which translates into the protein MNPLFGPNLFLLQQEQQGLAGPLGDPLGGDHFAGGGDLPSASLASAGPSAYSPPGPGSAPPAAMALRNDLGSNINVLKTLNLRFRCFLAKVHELERRNRLLEKQLQQALEEGKQGRRGLARRDQAVQTGFISPIRPLGLPLSSRPAAVCPPSARVLGSPARSPAGPLASSAACHSSSSTSTSTSTAFSSSTRFMPGTIWSFSHARRIGPGLEPTLVQGPGLSWVHPDGVGVQIDTITPEIRALYNVLAKVKRERDEYKRRCFHRRQGSSLTSSVLCGQERETGSVPLKFLVPGPEVLGRQCVSSALAGKCGAIQQLQLPTGWLPVNSCLNEFPSRGPDLRSGAWA